In the Cylindrospermopsis raciborskii Cr2010 genome, ACCCGCAAACATTCTATAACTCACTAGATTCAGTTGCGCTGGTGACCCAAATCCACCAAATATATAGGTGGTTAATTTCTCTGCATCCGGTCTGGAAAATTCCCTTAATGCTAATCGCAAAAACCAACCCCGCAGGGTGGCTCTTAATACCTGTGGCGACCACCTATACTTCCCTGTTATGTTCATTCCCCGGTTGTGTGCTTGTATCCCCGGTTTTGCCCCCCGCACCCTTAATTGCCAATCTCCTTGGCTGATTCTCTCTCTCTCTACTAATCTCCCAAATCCAGAGTTTTTCCCTCTCCCTATTCCTTCTTCCTCTAAGGTCTCTTTTAATCTATTTTTTAACCATCCCCTTTCGTCTTGTCTTATTTCCTGTCGGGTATTCACTACTATGCTTAAAAGAGTTGGTTGCAATGAAGGAGGTTCCTTGGGTGAGGCTTGCCATTGCACGCTTAAAGCCCTTACGTTCTCCCCATATACTTGCCATGATTGCTGGCCATTCAGGGGATAGGGTTCCACATTGTCCAGAGGTACACTCTCAAATCTAATCTCCCTACAGCGCCATCCACTTCTATCCTCTTGCACAAGTCTTTGCCAAAATTGCTGTTCCTCACCCCCCATTTGAGACCACACCTTTCTAATTCTGCTCAGTAATGACCCCCGCAGACTAGATCCAGGTATACAAGGATATCCCCCTATTTGTGCAGGCAAAATCATTCCCTCGCTTAGACTTCCTCCCCCTACTTGTATGGGAGTTAAAATTTGCACCCTGAGAATGGGGTTAGATTTTTGTGGCGTGTATGAATTATTCACATACCAGGCTTGGCGCACCTCCCTATTTTCCGGTGGTCCTTCTATTATGTCCGTGGTTTGGGGTGTCCAGCCTTTTTCTTCTTCT is a window encoding:
- a CDS encoding RAMP superfamily CRISPR-associated protein; its protein translation is MSLPTELPKWYRVDTEEEKGWTPQTTDIIEGPPENREVRQAWYVNNSYTPQKSNPILRVQILTPIQVGGGSLSEGMILPAQIGGYPCIPGSSLRGSLLSRIRKVWSQMGGEEQQFWQRLVQEDRSGWRCREIRFESVPLDNVEPYPLNGQQSWQVYGENVRALSVQWQASPKEPPSLQPTLLSIVVNTRQEIRQDERGWLKNRLKETLEEEGIGRGKNSGFGRLVERERISQGDWQLRVRGAKPGIQAHNRGMNITGKYRWSPQVLRATLRGWFLRLALREFSRPDAEKLTTYIFGGFGSPAQLNLVSYRMFAGREIGAGNRGNNRDYSNIPSAVVNQDWQIGVKCNQECRGLVDRLLELAQRLGGIGPGWRRPPHDMRNGVVFRGSEFITQTESEEMELSQLFSRLQEDIRDLGTQLSITINTNTEPGCIDSVWESTDTETWEQIVHGVCATSNRNKPQWCGSTNRPSLYAVREKENSCVITSFDPTVNGTLGSQGFTRIWPV